In a single window of the Paenibacillus sp. MMS20-IR301 genome:
- a CDS encoding glutathione peroxidase has protein sequence MSIYSFAGVTPSGTEVPFKDYEGKVLLIANTASQCGLTPQYGDLQKLYEQYKDQGLVVLGFPCNQFAGQEPGTSEEAEAFCQINYGVTFPVFAKVDVNGPDASLLFQYLKGQQPGDGESSDIQWNFTKFLVDRSGNVAARVEPKESPESMKDTIESLL, from the coding sequence ATGTCGATCTATAGTTTTGCCGGGGTTACACCATCGGGTACTGAAGTGCCGTTTAAGGACTATGAGGGCAAGGTGCTGCTGATCGCCAATACGGCAAGCCAGTGCGGACTGACGCCGCAATACGGGGATTTGCAGAAGCTGTATGAGCAATACAAAGATCAGGGGCTGGTCGTGCTCGGGTTCCCCTGCAACCAGTTTGCCGGCCAGGAGCCGGGAACCAGTGAGGAAGCGGAGGCTTTTTGCCAGATTAATTATGGCGTTACTTTTCCGGTGTTTGCCAAGGTGGATGTCAACGGGCCGGACGCGAGCCTGCTGTTTCAATATTTGAAGGGCCAGCAGCCGGGTGACGGCGAGAGCAGTGATATCCAGTGGAACTTCACGAAGTTTCTGGTAGACCGCAGCGGCAATGTAGCTGCCCGGGTGGAGCCGAAGGAATCACCAGAAAGCATGAAGGATACCATTGAATCACTGCTGTAG